The following are encoded together in the Daucus carota subsp. sativus chromosome 5, DH1 v3.0, whole genome shotgun sequence genome:
- the LOC108220819 gene encoding uncharacterized protein LOC108220819, translated as MEKDIDRILWTEEALTQRVTQLASQITADFASCPSPPILLGVATGAFIFLADLVREINLPVSVDFIRASSYGSSTHSDGAPKFSLDVKLNIQDKHVIVVEDIIDTGNTLCCLVAHLKKKGASSISVCTLLDKPSRRKVNFELVGNGKYYCGFECPDYFVVGYGLDFAERYRNLRFIGVLKPEIYKM; from the exons ATGGAGAAAGATATAGATAGAATTCTATGGACCGAAGAAGCGTTAACTCAACGAGTCACTCAACTCGCTTCACAAATCACCGCTGATTTTGCATCATGTCCATCTCCTCCCATTCTCCTCGGCGTAGCCACCGGCGCTTTTATATTTCTCGCTGACCTCGTCAGGGAAATCAATCTACCCGTATCCGTTGACTTCATTCGAGCTAGTTCTTATGGTTCTTCTACTCATTCCGATGGCGCTCCAAAATTTTCACTCGATGTCAAGCTCAATATCCAAGACAAGCATGTGATTGTG GTTGAGGACATAATAGATACTGGAAACACATTATGTTGCCTCGTGGCTCACTTGAAAAAGAAGGGGGCGTCCTCCATATCTGTGTGTACTCTCCTTGATAAGCCATCGAGACGAAAGGTTAACTTTGAGCTCGTGGGGAACGGAAAATACTATTGTGGTTTTGAG TGCCCGGATTATTTTGTGGTGGGCTATGGACTTGATTTTGCTGAAAGATACAGGAACTTGCGTTTTATTGGGGTTTTAAAGcctgaaatttacaaaatgtgA
- the LOC108223035 gene encoding probable methyltransferase PMT26, whose translation MALGKYSRVDGRKSTNYISSITFVVFVALCLLGVWIMTSSSSSSIVPLKNVLDSETEVKQSTQVSETNVVVDTPTQSNVNTDNQSKQFEDNPGDLPEDATKGDITTTESPVDSDGKKSDESKATNEAQSQTPEEKKEVFPSGAQSELSNETVTQDASWATQAAESNKETTGSLESDTKTGYSWKICNVTAGPDYIPCLDNLQAIRSLRSTKHYEHRERHCPEDPPTCLVSLPEGYQRSIEWPTSREKIWYHNVPHTKLAEIKGHQNWVKVDGEYLTFPGGGTQFKHGALHYIDFIQQIVPDIAWGKRSRVILDVGCGVASFGGFLFDRDVLTMSFAPKDEHEAQVQFALERGIPALSAVMGTKRLPFPGRVFDIVHCARCRVPWHIEGGKLLLELNRMLRPGGFFVWSATPVYQKLAEDVEIWEAMKKLTKALCWELMSISKDRVNKVGVAIYQKPSSNECYETRSEMEPPLCKEFDDPNAAWNVPLQACIHKVPVGASERGSQWPEQWPARAEKPPYWLSSSQVGVYGKAAPEDFTADYEHWKRVVTKSYISGMGINWSTVRNVMDMRAVYGGFAAALRDMNVWVMNVVNIDAPDTLPIIFERGLFGIYHDWCQSFSTYPRTYDLLHADHIFSKIKQKCNFEAFVAEVDRILRPEGHLLVRDKAESISELENMFKSMHWEVRMTYTRDSEGLLCVKKSMWRPNEVVTIPYAIA comes from the exons ATGGCATTGGGAAAATATTCTAGGGTCGATGGAAGAAAATCCACCAATTATATCTCATCCATCACTTTTGTCGTCTTTGTTGCGCTTTGTTTGCTTGGCGTGTGGATAATGACGTcgtcgtcatcatcatccatcgTCCCTCTTAAGAATGTACTTGACAGTGAGACTGAGGTGAAGCAGAGCACCCAAGTTAGCGAGACAAATGTGGTGGTCGACACACCCACTCAGAGCAACGTAAACACTGACAACCAGTCCAAGCAGTTTGAGGATAATCCTGGGGATTTACCTGAGGATGCAACCAAGGGGGATATCACCACTACGGAGAGCCCAGTGGATTCTGATGGCAAAAAATCTGATGAGTCCAAGGCTACAAATGAAGCTCAAAGTCAGACACCAGAAGAGAAAAAGGAGGTTTTTCCTTCTGGAGCTCAATCGGAGCTTTCAAATGAAACTGTGACCCAGGATGCCTCATGGGCGACTCAAGCAGCAGAGTCCAACAAGGAAACAACTGGATCTTTAGAATCAGACACAAAAACCGGTTACAGCTGGAAAATTTGCAATGTAACTGCTGGGCCAGATTACATTCCATGCCTTGACAATTTGCAAGCAATCAGGAGCCTTAGATCTACTAAGCATTATGAACATAGGGAGAGGCATTGTCCGGAGGATCCTCCGACCTGCCTTGTTTCTCTTCCCGAAGGATATCAGCGCTCAATTGAGTGGCCCACGAGTAGGGAAAAG ATCTGGTATCACAATGTTCCACACACAAAGCTAGCAGAAATAAAGGGACACCAAAATTGGGTGAAAGTTGACGGTGAATATCTTACATTTCCTGGGGGAGGGACCCAGTTTAAGCATGGTGCTCTACATTACATTGACTTCATACAACAG ATAGTACCTGATATTGCTTGGGGAAAGCGCTCTCGTGTAATATTGGATGTTGGATGTGGGGTTGCTAGCTTTGGAGGTTTTCTTTTCGATAGAGATGTGCTGACCATGTCATTTGCCCCAAAAGATGAACATGAAGCCCAAGTTCAGTTCGCCCTTGAGAGAGGAATTCCAGCTTTATCTGCTGTGATGGGCACAAAGAGACTTCCTTTCCCTGGGAGAGTTTTTGATATCGTTCATTGTGCGCGTTGCAGGGTACCATGGCACATTGAAG GCGGTAAGCTTCTATTAGAACTGAATCGAATGCTCCGCCCAGGTGGTTTCTTTGTATGGTCTGCTACACCTGTCTACCAGAAACTTGCTGAAGATGTTGAGATTTGGGAAG CAATGAAGAAGCTAACCAAGGCATTGTGCTGGGAACTTATGTCTATTAGCAAAGATAGAGTAAATAAGGTTGGTGTTGCTATATATCAGAAGCCTAGTTCTAACGAGTGCTACGAGACAAGATCTGAGATGGAGCCACCACTATGCAAAGAATTTGATGATCCAAATGCAGCCTG GAATGTGCCTTTACAAGCGTGCATACATAAAGTGCCTGTTGGTGCATCAGAGCGAGGGTCACAATGGCCAGAACAGTGGCCTGCAAGAGCGGAGAAGCCACCTTACTGGTTATCAAGTTCACAGGTTGGAGTTTATGGAAAAGCTGCACCCGAGGATTTCACGGCAGACTATGAACATTGGAAACGTGTTGTAACAAAATCATATATCAGTGGAATGGGGATAAATTGGTCTACTGTGAGAAATGTAATGGATATGAGAGCCGTATACGGAGG ATTTgctgctgctctgagagacatGAATGTTTGGGTCATGAATGTAGTTAACATTGATGCTCCGGACACACTACCTATAATATTTGAAAGAGGGCTATTTGGAATATACCACGACTGGTGCCAGTCATTTAGCACATATCCAAGAACATATGATCTTCTTCATGCAGATCATATCTTCTCCAAGATAAAACAGAA ATGTAATTTCGAGGCATTTGTGGCAGAGGTTGATCGGATTCTAAGACCAGAAGGACACTTGCTTGTGCGGGACAAAGCAGAGAGCATCAGTGAGTTAGAAAACATGTTTAAGTCTATGCATTGGGAGGTCCGCATGACCTACACTAGGGACAGTGAAGGCCTGCTGTGTGTGAAAAAGAGCATGTGGCGTCCTAATGAGGTGGTGACAATTCCATATGCAATTGCCTAA
- the LOC108220226 gene encoding WD repeat-containing protein LWD1, with the protein MVASSSQKQENSDEQQRRSEIYTYEAPWHVYAMNWSVRADKSYRLAIGSLLEHYHNRVEIVQLDDVNGEIKADPTLSFEHPYPPTKTIFIPDKECQKPDLFATSSDFLRIWQINSDSVELKSVLNNNRNSDFCGPLTSFDWNEAEPRRVGSSSIDTTCTIWDVERECVDTQLIAHDKEVYDIAWGGVGVFASVSADGSVRVFDLRDKEHSTIIYETSQPDTPLVRLGWNKQDPRYMATIIMDSAKVVVLDIRFPTLPVVELQRHQASANAIAWAPHSSCHICTAGDDSQALIWDLSTMGQPVEGGLDPILAYTAGAEIEQLQWSSSQPDWVAIAFSNKLQILRV; encoded by the coding sequence ATGGTGGCGAGCAGCTCGCAAAAGCAAGAGAACTCCGACGAGCAACAACGGCGGTCGGAGATATACACATACGAAGCCCCATGGCACGTCTACGCCATGAACTGGAGCGTCCGCGCCGACAAAAGCTACCGTCTCGCCATCGGCAGTCTCCTCGAACACTACCACAACCGTGTCGAAATCGTCCAGCTCGACGACGTCAACGGCGAGATCAAAGCCGACCCCACCCTCTCCTTCGAGCACCCTTATCCCCCCACCAAGACCATTTTCATCCCCGACAAGGAATGCCAGAAGCCCGATCTTTTCGCCACCTCCAGTGACTTCTTGAGGATCTGGCAGATCAATTCCGACTCTGTTGAATTGAAATCTGTGCTGAATAATAATCGGAACAGTGATTTCTGTGGGCCCCTCACTTCGTTTGATTGGAATGAGGCGGAGCCGCGGCGGGTGGGGTCCAGTAGTATTGACACGACTTGTACTATTTGGGATGTGGAGAGGGAGTGTGTGGATACTCAATTGATTGCTCATGATAAAGAGGTTTATGATATTGCTTGGGGTGGGGTGGGTGTTTTTGCTTCGGTTTCTGCTGATGGGTCTGTTAGGGTTTTCGATTTGAGGGATAAGGAGCATTCGACTATCATTTACGAGACTTCGCAACCCGATACCCCTTTAGTTAGATTAGGTTGGAATAAGCAGGACCCGAGGTATATGGCGACAATTATTATGGACAGTGCTAAGGTTGTGGTTCTTGACATTAGGTTTCCTACTTTGCCTGTTGTCGAGTTACAAAGACATCAGGCCAGTGCGAATGCCATTGCCTGGGCTCCCCATAGTAGTTGTCACATTTGTACGGCTGGAGATGACTCACAGGCCTTGATTTGGGATCTTTCCACTATGGGACAGCCTGTCGAAGGTGGCCTCGATCCTATTTTGGCCTATACTGCTGGAGCCGAGATCGAGCAATTGCAGTGGTCTTCCTCCCAGCCCGATTGGGTTGCTATTGCGTTTTCCAATAAGCTTCAGATTCTGAGGGTATGA
- the LOC108220351 gene encoding filament-like plant protein, with protein sequence MEKKKGSEKSPGDTGSSGSISSHSERYSGEQDTLKEYSNHFLQPEDTSKMAAPNGEFDDYIQILTEKLSAALVNVGVKEDLVKQHAKVADEAIAGWEKAENEVAILKQQLEAAVQKNLGLEVKVNHLDGALKECVRQLRQVREEQEQRINEALAEKTNEWETTRVSLESELLGLRNQTEELKAKIPVHTDLGVHIRLESIVKENAVLKLELTYLSQELDIRTIERDLSIQAAETASKQQLENIKKVAKLEAECRRLQSELRKSSLVNEHKSPAASSLSVESLADSQSDSSEQIKNFEVDIFKMKGIDAYGGELKRSDSWAMSESTSTKNQTSCSFDMDIMDDFLEMERLAALPEAKNKICAIGSEFVACQANTSESSLRAELKATSQRVTELETNLQQIEAEKNCIACRATDIENTLRAELDTMSQRVGVLNDKLEKIEAEKAELENALIVSTQSVEAANTQLIITENKLKELQKELTMFNESKNLLECELVGMEVETRTMSKELCTSELDAEKEQTLSAELVAKCQEMENEPTIRTQEAEVYQTTNLDGELTAKQEDVAAAADKLAECQKTIASLGRQLKSLPTLEDFLTDTPIVLGTIGGGI encoded by the exons ATGGAAAAGAAAAAAGGCTCCGAGAAAAGCCCTGGTGATACAGGCAGTTCCGGATCTATATCTTCACATTCTGAGCGATACTCGGGTGAACAG GATACTCTGAAGGAATATTCAAATCATTTTCTCCAACCAGAAGATACCTCAAAAATGGCTGCTCCAAATGGAGAATTTGATGATTATATTCAGATTCTGACAGAGAAATTATCAGCTGCTCTTGTTAATGTAGGTGTCAAAGAAGACTTGGTTAAGCAGCATGCTAAAGTTGCAGATGAAGCTATTGCAG GCTGGGAAAAGGCAGAAAACGAGGTGGCAATCCTGAAGCAACAACTCGAGGCAGCAGTTCAGAAGAACTTAGGTCTTGAAGTTAAAGTGAACCATCTTGATGGTGCTCTCAAGGAATGTGTCAGGCAGTTGAGACAAGTAAGAGAAGAGCAGGAACAGAGAATAAATGAAGCTTTAGCAGAAAAAACCAATGAGTGGGAAACCACCAGAGTCAGTCTTGAAAGTGAGCTTCTTGGTCTCCGGAACCAGACAGAGGAACTTAAAGCTAAAATTCCTGTTCATACTGATCTTGGTGTTCATATTAGGCTGGAGTCAATAGTGAAGGAAAATGCAGTGCTAAAGCTGGAACTTACATATTTATCTCAAGAGTTGGATATTAGGACCATTGAAAGGGACTTGAGCATACAGGCAGCAGAGACGGCTAGTAAGCAGCAATTAGAGAACATAAAGAAGGTGGCAAAGCTTGAGGCTGAGTGCCGCAGGCTTCAATCTGAATTAAGGAAATCATCACTGGTTAATGAACACAAGTCCCCGGCTGCATCTTCTTTGTCTGTTGAGTCTCTGGCAGATAGTCAATCTGATAGTAGTGAACAGATAAAAAATTTTGAGGTCGATATTTTCAAGATGAAAGGAATAGATGCTTATGGCGGTGAACTTAAACGCTCTGACTCATGGGCCATGTCTGAAAGTACTTCAACTAAAAATCAGACATCCTGTTCTTTTGACATGGATATCATGGATGATTTTTTAGAAATGGAACGACTTGCTGCACTTCCCGAGGCCAAGAATAAAATCTGTGCGATTGGATCAGAATTTGTTGCTTGTCAAGCAAATACCAGCGAGAGCTCTTTGAGAGCTGAACTAAAAGCCACCAGTCAACGTGTTACTGAATTGGAAACTAACTTGCAGCAGATAGAAGCTGAGAAAAATTGTATTGCTTGTCGAGCAACTGATATAGAAAACACATTGAGGGCTGAACTAGATACAATGAGTCAGCGTGTTGGTGTATTGAATGATAAGCTGGAGAAGATAGAAGCCGAGAAAGCAGAACTAGAGAATGCCTTGATTGTGAGTACACAATCTGTTGAAGCTGCAAACACTCAGCTAATAATAACTGAAAACAAGCTAAAAGAGCTGCAGAAGGAGCTTACTATGTTTAACGAGTCAAAGAACTTACTTGAGTGTGAACTGGTTGGTATGGAAGTCGAGACACGTACTATGTCAAAGGAGCTCTGTACATCTGAGTTGGATGCAGAAAAAGAGCAAACTTTATCTGCAGAATTGGTAGCCAAGTGTCAAGAAATGGAGAACGAACCAACTATAAGAACCCAGGAAGCTGAGGTTTATCAGACTACAAATTTAGATGGTGAATTAACAGCAAAACAG